From the genome of Halomonas sp. MCCC 1A13316, one region includes:
- the lon gene encoding endopeptidase La — MQQNAVQTLSLPLLPLRDVVVYPQMVIPLFVGREKSIQALDAAMASDKRVLLVAQREAGQDDPGTDDLFTIGTVAEIMQLLKLPDGTVKVLIEGVSRADLREVHHTDGHSMAEAVLRDSEPLSEREQEALVRVLLNQFEQYVKLSKKVPNEVLNSLSGIEDPSRLVDTICAHLSLKIQDKQQLLEMDRVRERIEHLMALIESEIDLLQVEKRIRSRVKDQMEKSQREYYLNEQMKAIQKEMGELENVPNEAEKYEKAIEESGMPKEARDKAVQELGKLKMMSPSSAEATVVRSYLDWLVSVPWKKRTRVKHDLVHAHKVLDEDHYGLDEVKERILEYLAVQKRVKKLKGPVLCLVGPPGVGKTSLGQSIARATNRKYVRLALGGVRDESEIRGHRRTYIGSLPGKLIQRMSKAEVKNPLFLLDEVDKIGMDHRGDPASALLEVLDPEQNDKFNDHYLELDYDLSEVMFICTANSMNIPGPLLDRMEVIRLPGYTEDEKLAIARRYLVPKQLNSNGFKEDELAFSDESLLELIRYFTREAGVRELERQIAKVCRKVLRERLEYSGKGAQAPALLSAADIEAYAGVRRYSYGLADKEDQVGRVTGLAWTSVGGELLNIESVVTPGKGRINKTGSLGDVMKESVSAAHTVVRARAAALGIDPERFEKEDLHIHVPEGATPKDGPSAGIAMVTAMVSAYTGRPIRCDLAMTGEVNLRGEVMPIGGLKEKLLAARRGGIKIVLIPEENRRDLKEVPDNIKDALDVRPVRWIDEVLESALAERNGNGGEESRTEDSASSSSMISTH; from the coding sequence ATGCAGCAGAACGCCGTTCAGACCTTGAGTCTGCCCCTACTACCTCTGCGCGACGTGGTCGTATATCCGCAGATGGTTATCCCGCTGTTCGTCGGTCGCGAGAAGTCGATCCAGGCGCTCGACGCCGCGATGGCATCCGACAAGCGTGTATTGCTCGTCGCGCAACGCGAAGCCGGGCAGGATGACCCAGGTACCGACGACCTCTTCACCATTGGCACCGTTGCCGAGATCATGCAGCTTCTCAAGCTGCCCGATGGCACTGTCAAGGTGCTGATCGAGGGGGTTTCACGCGCCGATCTGCGTGAAGTTCATCATACCGACGGCCACAGCATGGCCGAGGCCGTGCTACGGGACAGTGAGCCGTTGAGCGAACGCGAGCAGGAGGCACTGGTTCGGGTACTGCTCAACCAGTTCGAGCAGTACGTCAAGCTGTCCAAGAAAGTACCCAACGAGGTCCTCAATTCACTCTCCGGCATCGAGGACCCGAGCCGTCTGGTCGACACTATCTGCGCCCACCTCTCGCTCAAGATCCAGGACAAGCAGCAATTGCTGGAAATGGATCGTGTGCGCGAGCGCATCGAACACCTGATGGCGCTGATCGAGTCTGAGATTGACCTGTTGCAGGTGGAAAAGCGCATTCGCTCCCGGGTCAAGGACCAGATGGAAAAGTCGCAGCGCGAGTATTATCTCAATGAGCAGATGAAGGCCATCCAGAAGGAGATGGGCGAGCTCGAGAACGTGCCCAACGAAGCCGAGAAGTACGAAAAGGCGATCGAGGAGTCGGGCATGCCCAAGGAGGCGCGCGACAAGGCGGTTCAAGAGCTGGGCAAGCTCAAGATGATGTCGCCAAGTTCTGCCGAGGCCACGGTCGTGCGTTCCTATCTGGATTGGTTGGTCTCGGTGCCGTGGAAGAAGCGCACCCGGGTCAAGCATGACTTGGTGCACGCCCACAAGGTGCTGGACGAAGACCACTACGGCCTCGACGAGGTCAAGGAGCGCATCCTCGAATACCTCGCCGTGCAGAAGCGTGTGAAGAAGCTCAAGGGGCCCGTGCTTTGCCTGGTTGGCCCGCCGGGGGTGGGCAAGACCTCCCTTGGGCAGTCGATTGCCCGGGCCACCAATCGCAAGTACGTGCGCCTGGCGCTGGGTGGGGTGCGCGACGAATCGGAGATTCGTGGCCATCGCCGGACCTATATCGGTTCGCTGCCGGGCAAATTGATCCAGCGTATGAGCAAGGCCGAGGTCAAGAACCCGCTGTTTCTGCTCGACGAGGTCGACAAGATCGGCATGGATCATCGTGGCGACCCGGCCTCGGCGCTGCTGGAGGTGCTCGATCCAGAGCAGAACGACAAGTTCAACGATCACTATCTCGAACTTGATTACGACCTCTCAGAAGTGATGTTCATTTGTACCGCAAATTCAATGAACATTCCGGGGCCCTTGCTCGATCGCATGGAAGTCATTCGGCTGCCCGGTTATACCGAAGACGAGAAGCTTGCCATTGCTCGGCGCTATCTGGTGCCCAAGCAGCTCAATTCCAACGGTTTCAAGGAAGATGAGCTCGCGTTCTCCGACGAATCTCTGCTCGAGCTGATCCGCTACTTTACCCGCGAGGCGGGGGTGCGTGAGCTTGAGAGACAGATCGCCAAGGTTTGCCGCAAGGTGCTGCGTGAGCGTCTCGAGTACTCGGGCAAAGGAGCTCAGGCGCCGGCGCTGCTCTCTGCGGCAGACATCGAGGCCTATGCCGGTGTGCGCCGCTATAGCTATGGCCTGGCCGACAAAGAGGATCAGGTAGGGCGGGTGACCGGCCTGGCCTGGACATCGGTGGGCGGGGAGCTGCTCAATATCGAGTCGGTCGTCACTCCTGGCAAGGGGCGCATCAACAAGACCGGCTCGCTGGGTGACGTGATGAAGGAGTCCGTCAGTGCGGCTCACACCGTCGTGCGTGCCCGCGCTGCGGCGTTGGGTATCGACCCGGAGCGCTTCGAGAAAGAAGACCTGCACATCCACGTGCCTGAAGGCGCGACGCCCAAGGACGGCCCCAGTGCAGGCATCGCCATGGTCACTGCCATGGTGTCAGCCTATACCGGACGGCCAATACGCTGCGATCTTGCCATGACCGGAGAAGTGAACCTGCGTGGCGAAGTGATGCCGATCGGTGGTCTAAAGGAGAAATTGCTGGCGGCACGGCGCGGTGGTATAAAGATCGTGCTCATTCCGGAAGAGAACCGCCGGGACCTCAAGGAGGTACCGGATAATATCAAGGATGCGCTGGATGTACGGCCTGTCCGCTGGATCGACGAAGTGCTGGAGTCGGCCCTTGCCGAAAGGAACGGTAATGGTGGTGAAGAATCACGAACGGAAGATTCGGCTTCTTCTTCCAGCATGATCAGTACACATTAA
- a CDS encoding HU family DNA-binding protein, which translates to MNKSELIEAIAASADIPKAAASRALDAMVDTVSESLKKGDSVSLVGFGTFSVKERAARTGRNPQTGQPIQISAAKVPTFKAGKALKDSVN; encoded by the coding sequence GTGAACAAATCCGAGCTGATCGAAGCCATCGCCGCGTCTGCCGATATTCCCAAGGCCGCTGCGTCTCGCGCACTGGATGCCATGGTCGACACGGTCTCAGAAAGTCTCAAGAAAGGTGACAGTGTGTCTCTCGTCGGATTTGGTACTTTCTCGGTGAAGGAGCGTGCCGCTCGCACAGGCCGCAATCCGCAGACAGGCCAGCCGATTCAGATCAGCGCAGCCAAGGTGCCGACTTTCAAGGCCGGCAAGGCGCTCAAGGACTCCGTTAACTGA
- a CDS encoding SurA N-terminal domain-containing protein: MLQSIRDRSRSWGAKIIVAAVVITMALFGVESLVGLFGNSGDEVAKVNGQSITRQELEMEVQRAIRSGQVPPEQERALRGQVLDEMIGERLLLDFAEDGGLYLSDDQLDQVIVTLPEFQDQSGRFDTDLFRNRLASAGFTPTSFRAALRVDLKRQQLQQGLAVSDFVLESEREALASLQRQVRSFRYHTLSAEDLAEPVQVSEVDIEGYYEENRERYQRPEQVRLEYVIADRQEMAEQVEVEEEAIRQAWEERGEDADRRVSHIMVTFDGERSRDEAMARLEEVRDRLAEGESFEELALEYSDDPSTAEQGGDLGVISRGFFGDAFDEAAFALAPGQVSSIIETDNGLHLIKVTELDQAPLEEVRDDIARELALDQVTDEFNRRVQALIDESFAADDLASVAESQELELQESEWVSREGGDGVLSEPGVMSEAFSEDVLIEGFNSEVIELDEDRRMVLRVAEHREATVLPLDEVRDQVEASVEQRKQRDALVDLARQQVERLRAGEELELDWQQVERATRQQGDVPQAIVQAAFRLPQPEGNETIFGKTANQERVTVIALDSVEPGEADEQTEAFVARMAEQLRAQAAIQGLRNHLRETAEIERY; encoded by the coding sequence ATGCTGCAAAGTATTCGTGACCGCTCCAGAAGCTGGGGCGCCAAGATCATCGTGGCGGCCGTGGTGATAACCATGGCGCTGTTCGGTGTCGAGTCCCTGGTGGGTCTGTTCGGCAATAGTGGGGACGAGGTCGCCAAGGTCAACGGGCAGTCCATCACCCGCCAGGAGCTGGAAATGGAAGTGCAGCGTGCGATCCGTTCCGGTCAGGTACCCCCTGAGCAGGAGCGGGCGCTGCGTGGCCAGGTACTCGACGAGATGATCGGTGAACGCCTGCTGCTCGACTTCGCCGAGGACGGGGGGCTATATCTCTCTGACGATCAGCTCGATCAGGTGATCGTGACGTTACCCGAGTTCCAGGATCAGAGCGGCCGTTTCGATACCGACCTGTTTCGTAACCGCCTGGCCAGTGCCGGCTTCACGCCGACTTCGTTCCGGGCTGCGCTACGTGTCGACCTGAAGCGCCAGCAGCTTCAGCAAGGGCTCGCTGTCAGCGACTTCGTTCTCGAAAGCGAGCGCGAGGCTTTGGCATCGCTGCAGCGTCAGGTACGCAGTTTCCGCTATCACACCCTTTCTGCGGAGGATCTCGCTGAGCCCGTTCAGGTCAGCGAAGTCGATATCGAGGGTTATTACGAGGAAAACCGCGAGCGTTATCAGCGCCCCGAGCAGGTTCGACTCGAGTACGTCATTGCCGACCGGCAGGAGATGGCCGAGCAGGTCGAGGTTGAGGAAGAGGCAATACGCCAGGCATGGGAAGAGCGCGGTGAGGATGCCGACCGCCGTGTGTCACATATCATGGTCACTTTCGATGGTGAGCGCAGCCGCGATGAAGCGATGGCACGCCTCGAAGAGGTGCGTGACCGCTTGGCTGAAGGTGAATCGTTCGAGGAACTGGCTCTCGAATATTCTGATGACCCCTCCACGGCCGAGCAGGGTGGGGATCTGGGAGTGATCAGCCGCGGTTTCTTCGGTGATGCCTTCGACGAAGCTGCCTTCGCGCTCGCGCCCGGCCAAGTGTCGAGTATCATCGAGACCGATAATGGTCTGCACCTGATCAAGGTGACTGAGCTGGATCAGGCACCGTTGGAGGAGGTGCGCGACGATATTGCACGTGAGCTGGCCCTCGACCAGGTGACCGATGAATTCAACCGCCGGGTCCAGGCGCTCATCGACGAGAGTTTCGCGGCTGACGACCTGGCCAGTGTAGCCGAGAGCCAGGAGCTCGAGCTGCAGGAGAGTGAGTGGGTGTCACGAGAAGGCGGCGACGGTGTGCTTTCCGAACCCGGCGTCATGAGCGAGGCCTTCAGTGAGGACGTGTTGATCGAAGGTTTCAACAGTGAGGTCATCGAGCTCGACGAGGATCGCCGCATGGTGCTGCGCGTGGCCGAGCATCGAGAGGCCACGGTGCTTCCGCTCGATGAGGTTCGGGATCAAGTGGAGGCTTCCGTAGAGCAGCGCAAGCAGCGCGACGCTTTGGTTGACCTGGCTCGACAGCAGGTCGAGCGTCTGCGCGCTGGCGAGGAGCTCGAACTTGACTGGCAGCAGGTCGAGCGGGCGACCCGGCAGCAGGGTGACGTGCCGCAGGCTATTGTGCAGGCGGCCTTCAGGCTTCCCCAGCCAGAAGGGAATGAGACTATCTTCGGCAAAACCGCCAACCAGGAGCGAGTCACCGTAATCGCACTGGATAGCGTAGAGCCTGGTGAAGCGGACGAACAGACGGAAGCTTTCGTGGCGCGCATGGCGGAGCAGTTGCGCGCTCAGGCTGCCATTCAGGGCTTGAGAAACCACCTGCGAGAGACGGCCGAGATCGAGCGGTATTGA
- a CDS encoding CobW family GTP-binding protein: MSTAPLAEIPVYLITGFLGSGKTTLIRHLIEQKPKEERWAVLVNEFGQIGIDQTMFEARDDVIVKGLPGGCLCCQLAFVMQATLVNLLHRHRPDRLIIEPSGLGHPAGLLDMLRGEAFTNVLELRDVVVLLDPARLDEPRVREHVTFNDQLAMADAVALTMSDRATPAQLKAARHHVEALWPVKKWVAEVSNGALPISLLLKSGRHRAEGPRNVSGHDALRDAARQVVLLDGIDEAMPQPGKPLQQSGMALGYRTLSWRWSAEDVFDLDGLTRVLDRLPSRLRVKGVLHTDTGWKLYNRGDGAASLTTSAWRKDSRLELIAEAEHMPPTEETLEALQACHLQRRKGKVQQ, from the coding sequence ATGAGCACAGCACCTCTCGCAGAGATTCCTGTCTACCTCATTACCGGCTTTCTTGGCAGCGGCAAGACCACTCTGATTCGCCACTTGATCGAGCAAAAGCCGAAGGAGGAGCGCTGGGCGGTCTTGGTCAATGAGTTTGGCCAGATCGGCATTGACCAAACCATGTTCGAGGCGCGCGATGATGTCATCGTGAAGGGGTTGCCCGGGGGGTGTCTGTGCTGCCAACTGGCTTTCGTGATGCAGGCGACGCTAGTCAATTTGCTGCACCGCCACCGGCCCGACCGGCTCATCATCGAGCCGTCCGGGCTCGGTCATCCTGCCGGTCTGCTCGATATGCTGCGTGGAGAGGCCTTTACCAATGTCCTCGAGCTACGCGATGTCGTCGTGCTGCTCGATCCCGCCCGGCTCGACGAACCTCGCGTCCGCGAACACGTGACGTTCAACGACCAGCTAGCCATGGCCGATGCCGTAGCGTTGACCATGAGCGATCGGGCAACACCTGCACAGTTGAAGGCAGCTCGACATCACGTCGAAGCATTGTGGCCAGTCAAGAAATGGGTGGCCGAGGTTTCCAACGGCGCGCTGCCGATTTCCCTGCTGTTGAAGAGTGGTCGTCACCGGGCGGAGGGGCCACGCAACGTGAGTGGACACGACGCTCTTCGCGATGCGGCTCGGCAGGTGGTGCTACTTGATGGCATCGACGAAGCCATGCCGCAACCTGGAAAACCGCTCCAGCAGAGCGGCATGGCGCTTGGCTATCGTACCCTGAGCTGGCGTTGGAGCGCCGAGGACGTATTCGATCTCGACGGCTTGACTCGGGTGCTGGATCGCCTGCCATCCCGGCTGCGGGTGAAGGGAGTGCTGCATACCGATACGGGCTGGAAGCTGTACAACCGCGGCGATGGGGCGGCGAGCCTGACCACCAGTGCCTGGCGCAAGGACTCACGCCTGGAGCTGATCGCAGAAGCGGAACATATGCCGCCAACCGAAGAGACTCTTGAAGCACTTCAGGCGTGCCATCTGCAGAGGCGGAAAGGCAAGGTGCAGCAGTAA
- a CDS encoding UDP-2,3-diacylglucosamine diphosphatase, with translation MTTTLLISDLHLHPSAHDVTEGFLHWLDSRAHGADALYILGDFFEAWIGDDLLDHVDHDPSGYAALAIRVAAALRKRADAGTAIYLMHGNRDFLLGHRFAAAAGAKLVTDPAILRFADEPVLVMHGDSLCTRDEAYMAFRSQARNPAWQEQILAMPLNDRIKLAANLRQQSGEATSNKAEDIMDVTPEEVLRTMRDHGVTTLIHGHTHRPAVHEIELDEQPARRIVLGDWQPGKGWEVEIGPDGDPVLRQFAL, from the coding sequence ATGACCACCACCCTGCTGATCTCCGACCTGCATCTGCACCCCAGCGCTCACGACGTCACCGAGGGTTTCCTCCACTGGCTCGACAGTCGCGCCCATGGCGCCGATGCGCTCTACATCCTGGGAGACTTCTTCGAAGCCTGGATCGGTGACGACCTGCTCGATCATGTCGACCATGACCCCAGCGGCTACGCTGCGCTGGCCATACGCGTGGCAGCTGCACTGCGCAAGCGGGCTGATGCCGGCACGGCCATCTACCTGATGCACGGCAACCGTGACTTCCTGCTCGGGCATCGCTTCGCCGCAGCGGCTGGAGCCAAGCTCGTCACCGATCCGGCGATACTGCGTTTCGCCGATGAGCCGGTCCTGGTCATGCACGGCGACAGTCTGTGCACCCGCGACGAAGCCTACATGGCCTTTCGCAGCCAGGCACGCAACCCGGCCTGGCAGGAGCAGATACTCGCCATGCCGCTGAACGACCGTATCAAGCTGGCCGCCAACTTACGCCAGCAGTCGGGGGAAGCGACGTCCAACAAGGCCGAGGACATCATGGACGTAACGCCCGAAGAGGTCTTGCGTACCATGCGCGATCATGGCGTCACGACGTTGATTCACGGCCACACTCACCGCCCCGCCGTACACGAGATCGAGCTCGATGAGCAGCCCGCACGCCGCATCGTGCTGGGCGACTGGCAGCCAGGCAAGGGCTGGGAAGTCGAGATCGGCCCCGACGGCGACCCGGTACTGCGCCAGTTCGCGCTGTAG
- a CDS encoding peptidylprolyl isomerase has translation MIILETSFGDIAIALNHDQAPKTAANFEQYVRDGHFDGTLFHRVIPGFMIQGGGFDQDFNQKPTRDPIENEADNGLKNLTGTLAMARTQDPHSATAQFFINVADNDFLNHSGKSIQGWGYCVFGEVVEGMDVVERITAVETTRRGMHADVPAEDVIIKSAYIKDESSDS, from the coding sequence ATGATTATTCTCGAGACCAGCTTCGGCGATATCGCCATTGCCCTCAACCACGACCAGGCGCCCAAGACCGCAGCCAACTTCGAGCAGTATGTGCGCGACGGACATTTCGACGGCACGCTCTTTCATCGCGTCATCCCGGGCTTCATGATCCAGGGAGGCGGCTTCGACCAGGACTTCAACCAGAAGCCCACACGCGACCCGATCGAAAACGAAGCCGACAATGGACTCAAGAACCTGACCGGCACCCTGGCCATGGCCCGCACCCAGGATCCCCACTCCGCGACCGCGCAGTTCTTCATCAACGTGGCCGATAACGACTTCCTCAACCACAGCGGCAAGTCGATCCAGGGCTGGGGCTACTGTGTGTTCGGCGAAGTAGTCGAGGGCATGGACGTGGTCGAGCGAATCACGGCAGTGGAAACCACGCGCCGCGGCATGCACGCCGACGTGCCCGCAGAGGATGTGATCATCAAGAGTGCGTATATCAAGGACGAGTCCAGCGACAGCTGA
- a CDS encoding glutamine--tRNA ligase/YqeY domain fusion protein: MSTENASAPNFIRNQIHDEIEAGRAGKVVTRFPPEPNGFLHVGHAKSICLNFGLAEQFGGDCHLRFDDTNPAKEEQAYIDAIKADVSWLGFEWAGSVRYASDYFDQLYAWAQHLIREGKAYVDDLSPDEIREYRGTLTEPGRPSPYRDRSAEESLDLLERMRAGEFNEGERVLRARIDMASPNINLRDPILYRIRHAHHHQTGDKWKIYPSYDFTHGQSDAIEGVTHSICTLEFEDHRPLYEWFLDNLPVPAKPRQIEFARLNMNYTLTSKRKLKLLVDEGIVDGWDDPRMPTISGMRRRGYTPASIRKFCEMIGVTRADGGLVDIAMLYHAIRSDLEDNAPRAMCVLKPLKVVLTNVAEDFEEVYEVPGHPARDDMPVRRVPFTRELYIDQDDFMEEPPKKFFRLAPGQEVRLRNSYVIRCDEVVKNSAGEIAELRCSVDFDTLGKNPEGRKVKGVIHWVSAAHAVPMEVRLYDNLFLVEQPDKDKDADFLEHLNPESLQVCQAMGEPSLADAAPESRFQFERVGYFCADRHACRDGKRVFNRTVGLKDSWAKIQKKG, translated from the coding sequence ATGAGCACCGAAAACGCCAGTGCGCCGAATTTCATTCGTAACCAGATCCATGACGAGATCGAGGCCGGTCGTGCCGGCAAGGTCGTCACTCGCTTCCCGCCGGAGCCCAACGGTTTCCTGCATGTGGGGCACGCCAAGTCGATCTGTCTGAACTTCGGACTGGCCGAGCAGTTTGGTGGGGATTGTCACCTGCGCTTCGACGATACCAATCCGGCCAAGGAAGAGCAGGCCTATATCGATGCCATCAAGGCGGACGTCAGTTGGCTCGGCTTCGAGTGGGCCGGTTCGGTGCGCTATGCCTCCGATTACTTCGATCAGCTCTACGCCTGGGCGCAGCACCTGATTCGCGAGGGCAAGGCCTACGTCGACGACCTCTCTCCCGATGAGATCCGCGAATACCGCGGCACCCTGACCGAGCCCGGCAGGCCGAGTCCGTATCGCGATCGCAGCGCCGAGGAGAGTCTCGACCTGCTCGAACGCATGCGCGCCGGTGAGTTCAACGAAGGTGAGCGCGTTCTGCGGGCCAGAATCGACATGGCGTCGCCCAACATCAACCTGCGCGACCCGATCCTCTACCGTATTCGCCACGCCCATCATCACCAGACCGGCGACAAGTGGAAGATCTACCCCTCCTACGACTTCACTCACGGTCAGTCGGATGCCATCGAGGGCGTGACCCACTCGATCTGCACGCTGGAGTTCGAGGATCATCGTCCGCTCTACGAGTGGTTTCTCGACAACCTGCCGGTGCCGGCCAAGCCACGTCAGATCGAGTTCGCGCGGCTCAACATGAACTACACCCTCACCTCCAAGCGGAAGCTCAAGCTGCTGGTGGACGAGGGCATCGTCGATGGCTGGGACGACCCGCGCATGCCGACCATCTCCGGCATGCGCCGGCGCGGCTACACGCCGGCTTCCATTCGCAAGTTCTGCGAGATGATCGGCGTGACCCGTGCCGACGGCGGCCTGGTCGACATCGCCATGCTGTATCACGCCATCCGTTCCGACCTCGAGGACAACGCGCCGCGGGCCATGTGCGTGCTGAAGCCTCTCAAGGTGGTGCTGACCAATGTCGCCGAGGACTTCGAGGAGGTCTACGAGGTGCCGGGGCATCCGGCGCGCGACGACATGCCGGTACGCCGGGTGCCGTTCACGCGCGAACTCTACATCGACCAGGACGACTTCATGGAGGAGCCGCCGAAGAAGTTCTTCCGCCTGGCCCCGGGGCAGGAGGTGCGCCTGCGCAACTCCTACGTGATTCGCTGCGACGAGGTGGTCAAGAACAGCGCCGGCGAGATCGCCGAGCTGCGCTGCTCGGTAGATTTCGATACCCTCGGCAAGAACCCCGAAGGGCGCAAGGTCAAGGGCGTGATCCACTGGGTCAGCGCAGCCCATGCGGTACCCATGGAGGTGCGCCTCTACGACAACCTGTTCCTGGTCGAGCAACCGGACAAGGATAAGGATGCCGACTTCCTCGAGCATCTCAACCCCGAATCGCTGCAGGTCTGCCAGGCCATGGGCGAGCCGAGCCTGGCCGATGCGGCTCCTGAATCGCGCTTCCAGTTCGAGCGTGTAGGCTACTTCTGTGCCGACCGCCACGCTTGTCGCGACGGCAAGCGGGTATTCAACCGCACCGTTGGACTCAAGGACAGTTGGGCAAAGATACAGAAGAAGGGCTGA
- the cysS gene encoding cysteine--tRNA ligase, whose translation MQIYNTLTRRKETFTPIEPGKVRMYVCGMTVYDYCHLGHARVMVAFDVVTRYLRWRDYDVTYVRNITDIDDKILKRADENGESIAALTERMIDAMHEDEARLSVLRPDQEPRATGHVPEIIAMVKSLINKGYAYPAVNGDVYYRVRKFEGYGKLNNRNLDEMRAGARVGVDEHKEDPLDFVLWKAAKPGEASWPSPWGEGRPGWHIECSAMSTCCLGDTFDIHGGGPDLTFPHHENEIAQSEAATGKPYVNTWMHAGAVRVDQEKMSKSLGNFFTIREVLEVHDPEVVRYLLVASHYRSPINYAPDSLAEARKSLERFYTALAGLDQESGEQPGQGEVDGRFAERFTAAMDDDFNTAEALSVLFELARELNRAKKETPGLASGLALELRRLGGVLGLFGQDPLAFLKGDQAALPLAEAEIEARIAQRTAAKQARDFAKADAIRDELAALGIVLKDTPEGTSWIFESPRQ comes from the coding sequence ATGCAGATCTACAATACGCTGACGCGGCGCAAGGAGACATTCACACCGATCGAGCCGGGAAAGGTGCGAATGTACGTTTGCGGCATGACCGTCTACGACTACTGCCATCTGGGCCATGCCCGGGTGATGGTGGCGTTCGACGTGGTGACCCGCTACCTGCGCTGGCGTGATTATGACGTCACCTACGTGCGCAACATCACCGACATCGACGACAAGATCCTCAAGCGCGCCGATGAGAACGGCGAGAGCATCGCTGCGTTGACCGAGCGCATGATCGATGCCATGCACGAGGACGAGGCGCGTCTGTCGGTGCTGCGCCCGGATCAGGAACCGCGCGCCACCGGGCACGTGCCCGAGATCATCGCCATGGTCAAGTCCTTGATCAACAAGGGGTACGCCTACCCGGCCGTCAACGGCGACGTCTACTATCGGGTACGCAAGTTCGAGGGCTACGGCAAGCTCAACAATCGCAACCTTGACGAAATGCGCGCGGGCGCGCGGGTGGGGGTCGACGAGCACAAGGAGGACCCGCTCGACTTCGTGCTGTGGAAGGCGGCCAAGCCGGGGGAGGCGAGCTGGCCCTCGCCATGGGGCGAGGGACGCCCCGGTTGGCACATCGAGTGTTCGGCGATGTCGACCTGTTGCCTGGGCGATACCTTCGACATTCATGGCGGTGGGCCGGACCTGACCTTCCCGCACCACGAGAACGAAATCGCCCAGTCCGAGGCAGCCACCGGCAAGCCCTACGTGAATACCTGGATGCATGCCGGTGCGGTGCGCGTTGACCAGGAGAAGATGTCCAAGTCCTTGGGCAATTTCTTCACCATCCGCGAGGTGCTCGAGGTTCACGACCCCGAAGTGGTGCGCTACCTGCTGGTGGCAAGTCACTATCGCAGCCCGATCAACTACGCCCCTGATTCGCTGGCCGAGGCGCGCAAGTCGCTGGAGCGGTTCTATACCGCTCTCGCAGGGCTGGACCAGGAGAGTGGAGAGCAGCCTGGCCAAGGTGAGGTCGACGGCCGCTTCGCAGAGCGCTTCACTGCTGCCATGGATGATGATTTCAATACGGCCGAGGCGCTCTCGGTGCTGTTCGAGCTGGCACGTGAACTGAACCGGGCCAAGAAGGAAACACCCGGCCTCGCGTCAGGTCTGGCACTTGAACTGCGCCGTCTGGGTGGCGTGCTGGGGCTGTTCGGCCAGGACCCGCTGGCCTTTCTCAAGGGCGACCAGGCGGCGCTGCCGCTGGCCGAAGCCGAGATCGAAGCGCGCATCGCCCAGCGGACCGCAGCCAAGCAGGCCAGGGACTTTGCCAAGGCCGATGCCATTCGCGACGAACTCGCCGCACTCGGCATCGTGCTCAAGGATACTCCCGAGGGCACGAGCTGGATCTTCGAATCACCCAGACAGTGA